A genomic segment from Aspergillus chevalieri M1 DNA, chromosome 7, nearly complete sequence encodes:
- a CDS encoding translin family protein (COG:J;~EggNog:ENOG410PP9E;~InterPro:IPR016069,IPR016068,IPR002848,IPR036081;~PFAM:PF01997;~go_function: GO:0043565 - sequence-specific DNA binding [Evidence IEA]) yields the protein MTGTKRSWEGNPLVDKTKLTSTAKNNNTNPAMDEPSGKVLSIFGTFRDELDEHHDRRERIIKTSRDITALSKKIIFSLQRTRTIKSLLPPTIAKETTTRFDQIHSLFTSLAPDLIAVNTWRYQRNISPGIQEFIEALSFHHYILTQEIITKEEVQAQLPREVLVTEEDYLMGLFDLTGEIMRFAVTGLSSGAATSAKNQEKQKGNKGEGGAEGELRMLPESQAGLVVDLRAMRALFEMLSVPRRHHMLRDLGKKMDVMQSSVEKVEKAAYGILVRGSERPAGWMPDLSHAVDVESY from the exons ATGACCGGCACAAAACGCTCCTGGGAAGGAAATCCACTCGTCGACAAAACCAAGCTCACTAGCACCGCCAAGAACAATAACACAAACCCAGCAATGGACGAACCGTCGGGCAAAGTGCTCTCGATCTTCGGGACGTTTCGCGATGAATTGGACGAGCACCATGATCGCAGAGAGAGGATTATCAAGACGTCGAGGGATATCACGGCATTAAGCAAGAAGAT TATCTTCTCATTACAGCG GACCCGCACCATAAAatccctcctcccccccaCCATCGCCAAAGAAACAACCACCCGTTTCGACCAAATCCACTCCCTCTTCACCTCCCTAGCCCCCGACCTCATTGCCGTAAACACCTGGCGCTACCAACGCAACATCAGTCCCGGCATCCAGGAATTCATCGAAGCATTGTCGTTCCACCATTACATCCTGACACAGGAAATTATTACGAAGGAGGAGGTGCAGGCGCAACTGCCGAGGGAGGTGCTTGTTACGGAGGAGGATTATTTGATGGGGTTGTTTGATTTGACCGGGGAGATAATGAGGTTTGCGGTTACGGGGCTGTCGTCGGGGGCAGCGACTTCTGCGAAGAATCAGGAGAAACAGAAGGGGAATAAGGGGGAGGGTGGGGCTGAGGGTGAATTGAGGATGCTTCCTGAGTCGCAGGCTGGGCTTGTGGTTGATCTACGGGCCATGCGGGCGTTATTTGAGATGCTTAGTGTTCCCCGTCGGCATCATATGCTCCGTGACTTGGGGAAGAAGATGGACGTTATGCAGTCTAGCGTGGAAAAGGTCGAGAAAGCTGCTTATGGGATTCTGGTCCGTGGAAGCGAACGGCCAGCTGGGTGGATGCCGGATTTGTCGCACGCGGTTGACGTGGAGAGCTATTAA
- a CDS encoding sulfurtransferase (BUSCO:EOG09263FGN;~COG:V;~EggNog:ENOG410PIFM;~InterPro:IPR001763,IPR036873;~PFAM:PF00581): MASSALRTSVPSPTRFVRSTMSQSLRQPAQCRQVSFSSYLVTPKELNEALRKNPATRISTSPRVVPLCAAWFMPNDPEGRKGIDAFQKSRIPQARYFDLDGVKDTESPYPHMLPTCETFAEAMSNLGIRRDDNIVVYDTEELGLFSAPRVGWTLRVFGHPNVHVLNNYRLWVREGYPTETGEPAPVEETKYPVPNYDAKLVMPYSELKEIAKEHRKEGSKEAEILDARPYGRWAGTDPEPRPELSSGHIPGSKSLPFPELLDPETKTMRPAEELRKVFEERDIDASKSIISSCGSGVTAAIIETALHVSEYGNPNLRRVYDGSWTEWAQRVKPADGLIRKAT, encoded by the exons ATGGCTTCCTCGGCTCTCCGCACCTCTGTCCCTTCGCCAACTCGCTTTGTACGCTCGACTATGTCTCAATCTCTGCGACAACCGGCCCAATGTCGCCAGGTCTCCTTCTCTTCGTATCTGGTTACGCCCAAGGAGCTCAATGAAGCTCTTCGGAAGAACCCGGCCACAAGAATCTCGACGTCGCCGCGCGTTGTCCCTCTCTGCGCCGCCTGGTTCATGCCCAACGACCCCGAGGGTCGCAAGGGAATTGACGCTTTCCAGAAGAGTCGCATACCCCAGGCGCGCTACTTCGACCTGGACGGGGTCAAGGATACCGAGTCGCCGTATCCGCACATGCTCCCCACTTGCGAGACCTTTGCGGAAGCGATGAGCAACTTGGGTATACGTCGCGACGACAATATCGTGGTTTATGATACTGAGGAATTGGGGCTTTTCAGTGCTCCTCGTGTGGGCTGGACCCTGCGAGTGTTTGGTCACCCTAACGTGCATGTGCTTAACAACTACCGCCTGTGGGTTCGTGAGGGATACCCGACGGAGACTGGAGAGCCTGCGCCAGTGGAGGAGACCAAGTACCCCGTTCCCAACTATGACGCGAAACTCGTGATGCCATACTCGGAGTTGAAAGAGATCGCCAAGGAGCATCGGAAAGAGGGTTCCAAAGAGGCGGAGATCTTGGATGCACGGCCCTACGGTCGCTGGGCGGGGACTGACCCCGAGCCCCGGCCTGAACTGTCATCTGGACATATCCCCGGATCGAAGAGCTTGCCTTTCCCTGAATTGCTTGATCCCGAGACCAAGACCATGCGACCCGCGGAAGAACTTCGCAAGGTGTTTGAAGAGCGCGATATTGATGCGTCCAAATCAATTATCAGCTCTTGTGGCTCCGGTGTGACTGCTGCCATCATTGAGACAGCTTTGCATGTGTCGGAGTATGGGAACCCGAACCTTCGGAGGGTGTACGATGGCAGCTGGAC TGAGTGGGCACAGCGCGTGAAGCCGGCGGACGGTCTCATCCGCAAGGCGACTTGA
- a CDS encoding uncharacterized protein (COG:S;~EggNog:ENOG410PR6K) gives MPTGRKVFHCAVDETALTTNISEIKKWTTNGSITLVVPLYTLERLHALKRAGSQVAINAREAVRFLDRVTSGKDNIAAERVVLQGPMEQYERWEDAEKFFLPEFEEEPEAIDHGVNGDGHVSPEKRAPDSTKDNKRNGASGSDDLSQMLLNKLNFKKDSDAVSTTSAGTHSGPASRTSSRSSRTSPECANSHGDVNGEGSKPNRAAHVNGHQRTASETAIPTVPLVLRPLLSAILWRLHDGPDASNVAKSCILISNDVVVQSWAQKFGIGVKNIHQLRTSIQYEEREYKNRCKYVEKTQGAGPGAAAEPKSLLSYDDESEEDELVFVPRGRGKGTATKSGGSGSRSSNRKPAPSKNVAPPLEETMEVPTAPIDPDSFSRSIGGAVKQPQQTVDLSTQAGTSQGLARPSRGGRRGGPRGGRGNGRGRGKLWVP, from the exons ATGCCGACCGGACGTAAGGTCTTCCACTGTGCTGTGGACGAAACCGCCTTGACTACCAATATCAGTGAAATCAAGAAATGGACTACGAATGGTTCTATCACCCTGGTAGTTCCTCTGTACA CCCTCGAACGTCTCCATGCGCTGAAACGAGCCGGAAGCCAAGTTGCCATCAACGCCCGCGAAGCCGTGCGCTTTCTCGACCGTGTCACCTCGGGAAAGGATAACATCGCCGCTGAACGAGTCGTTTTGCAGGGTCCGATGGAGCAGTATGAACGATGGGAGGACGCGGAGAAGTTCTTCCTGCCAGAATTCGAAGAAGAGCCCGAGGCGATCGATCACGGAGTGAACGGCGATGGTCATGTTTCGCCAGAGAAGCGAGCGCCGGACAGCACCAAGGATAACAAGAGAAATGGCGCTTCTGGATCTGACGATTTGTCCCAGATGCTTCTCAACAAGTTGAACTTCAAGAAGGATTCCGATGCCGTTTCGACCACCTCCGCCGGTACACATAGTGGCCCTGCCTCCCGAACGTCCTCGCGAAGCTCCCGAACCAGCCCGGAATGCGCCAACTCCCACGGTGATGTGAACGGAGAAGGATCGAAGCCAAACAGAGCGGCCCACGTAAATGGACACCAGCGCACCGCTTCGGAAACGGCCATCCCAACGGTCCCCCTTGTTCTCCGACCGCTGCTTAGCGCCATCCTTTGGCGACTGCACGATGGACCCGACGCATCCAACGTGGCGAAGAGCTGCATCCTCATATCGAACGACGTCGTGGTTCAATCCTGGGCTCAAAAATTCGGCATCGGAGTGAAAAACATCCACCAATTGCGGACATCGATCCAATACGAGGAACGAGAATACAAGAACCGGTGCAAATACGTCGAGAAGACCCAAGGTGCTGGTCCTGGTGCTGCTGCCGAACCTAAGTCGCTTCTATCCTATGACGATGAaagtgaagaagatgagctGGTCTTTGTTCCTCGCGGCCGTGGAAAGGGAACTGCCACAAAGAGCGGAGGTTCAGGTTCACGTAGCAGCAACCGCAAACCGGCGCCCTCGAAAAATGTCGCACCACCTCTGGAGGAGACGATGGAAGTCCCGACAGCCCCCATTGATCCGGATTCGTTCAGTCGGTCCATTGGTGGCGCTGTCAAGCAGCCGCAACAGACCGTTGATCTTAGCACACAGGCTGGAACCTCGCAGGGTCTAGCAAGGCCCTCTCGCGGAGGTCGCCGGGGCGGCCCTCGCGGTGGTCGTGGAAACGGTCGTGGTCGCGGCAAGCTCTGGGTTCCTTGA
- a CDS encoding RPEL repeat-containing protein (COG:S;~EggNog:ENOG410PRFU;~InterPro:IPR043451,IPR004018;~PFAM:PF02755) — MADIDQTSLAASSIERRDSLEKHLQHRPDPEDLRNRHILVDTNMAPSSATAFPSTLERRHTSDSLQRHLEQRPEREELVERNILPSVNAAPALQAQARELEKHMRADTLEQKIQNRPQPEMLIAQGILDESEDPRSPTY, encoded by the exons ATGGCCGACATCGACCAAACCTCCCTCGCCGCCTCCTCCATCGAGCGCCGCGACTCCCTCGAGAAGCATCTCCAGCACCGTCCTGACCCTGAGGATCTGCGCAACAGACATATCCTTGTTGATACGAATATGGCTCC ATCTTCGGCAACGGCCTTCCCAAGTACCCTGGAACGTCGACATACCTCGGATAGTTTGCAGAGACATCTTGAACAGAGGCCTGAGAGAGAAGAGTTGGTTGAGC GAAATATCCTCCCTTCTGTAAACGCAGCTCCAGCCCTCCAGGCTCAAGCACGCGAATTGGAAAAACACATGCGTGCGGACACTCTCGAGCAAAAGATCCAGAATCGGCCGCAGCCGGAGATGCTTATTGCGCAGGGGATTCTGGACGAGAGTGAGGATCCTAGGAGTCCTACCTATTAA